The genomic window ACAGATAAGATCAGTCACTCGCACTGGTGTCTGACGTTTTAGGGCACTGATTGTATAATAAGAGCCTAGCTGTTTGTCATTTTGAGGGGTACTTCaagagcactgtgtgtgtgtgtgtgtgtcccaccAAATCCCCATAAGCCATTAAACAGACAATGTTTATATCTTTCCACATCACTGACAGAGCACATTTACACCTCACACGATCAACAGAACACATGCATATGCAAACACACCCAAACTATTCCACATCAGTCGATGTTTCAGTATATATAACTAGATGACCTTGAAAACACTGCAGGACCGCAGAGCATGTAGAATTTACAAGCAATAACACTGACTGACTGACCTAACTCAAGTTAACAGACCAATTCAGGTGCAGACACTGAGGACAGACACGTTTCTTGAGATCAGAGCACCCTCTAGTGGCTTTGTAATCCACCGTATCCCCCAAAACTATTAGGTTTTTAGATTTCAAATAGTGCTTGCTATGTgtatgtacaataataataatagtaatacccTCAAATTTGGCTTCATATATTGATTATCAGATATCTATTAGACttttaaagcaatatttctaGCCAGAGAATTATTGAgctatgcatttataaaaaatacattaaattaattaaaaagaaaataccaaCCTAATATTAAGTCCTGCAGCCTGGCCAATGTTTTCCCAAGCCTGCAGCTCTTGCTCCAGTTTCTAGAATATAAAAATCACATCCAGACGCAATGATGGATTAAAATCACTATACAATATATGGCAAAACAAAAACTACCATTATGtataaatactttacattttaaataacatctCATCATTTGTTCCAATTCTGAAAAGAAGTGGCAAGCGACTTGTTTGTATTATGCAAATCTATTTTCCCTAATTTTCCTTTAGGGGTAAAATATCAAGcacaatataattaataataagagAGTCAAATTTACATAGCATCTAAAGACCAGACATTAAAAAACTATTTGCAAGGATTACACATTACAATACACTGCAAGAAATACATAATTTTGTCTGAACTTTTACTAAGACATGGAcagatatttgttcattcaagAGATATTTTAGACCATGAGTGCCCATAAAACTGCAGATTTAATACACAATATTTTCAGAGAATTATAATAAACGCTCAATGTCACACTGTCTTCTGCATGTATGTAACTGTTTACCTCTTTCTCCAACTCCGCTTTGAGTTTCTCCTCCATCACTCTCTCCACTCTCTCCAACTTCCTCCTCAACCCCTCAGTCTCTTCTTTCAACAGACTGTTGTTCTCTTTTGTCTCTCTGAGATGAAAATTGAGAGATAATTGAAAAAAGTACTagttataaataatgatttatgtATGCATCCCTCACAGAAAAATCTTGATGATGCGAATGTTGATACCGTAAGAAAGTGTTTTCCTCCCGCAGACGTTTAATTTCCCGCTCCAGTTCAGGCAGCCTGGCCATTTCAGATTTCATGTTCTTCACAATCACAGAGTCTTGCTCCTGAAGAGCCAAACGCCTCTCCAACTCCTGCAGATGGACAACACCCATCAGAGTGAGTGGGACACAAATAAAAAGCTATTTCATGGTGCAAATGTTTTTAACCGAATTGGTACTCAAGTATCAGTGCTTCTGACATCCTTTGGTGCTCCAAACATCATAGAAATTCAAGAATAAGACAAACAGAAATACCTTCATCTTGAGCTCACTCTCTGTGCTGATGGAATGAGATGACTGCAGATTTTGGTACCTCTGACTGACATCCTGGTACTTCCTGTTAGAATCAGATGAAAAACAACACAGTCCATCTGTATTTAAGAGACAACTCTCTacagacaccttggcaattgaatcgccattgcctagtaatttttaaatatctgaaagtacactcttaacattAGTCAGTCAGGCAttataataatcaagtattatttaattatagaaCTTTAGCAATAGGAAataaacttgataaccatgtgtgaatgcatattattcactttaaCCGAACACTTTAAttggactggtggtggtgcttttttgtTCATTGGTCATTTGgtttctgaaaaataataataataattcaaaaataaataaataaataaaatactgataataATGATAGGAACtctactaataaaaactaaaaaatggactaaggattactaaggattaatgagctgctggattcatgaatatgaATCAGGTTTTGTGTTTTCacttgaactgatttgctgaaatcaaaacagggatgataacaggtgagcgccagccaatgagacTGCTTAGTGCGCATTAGCCCCACCCACTACAGGAAAAATCTggcagttcttaaaagctgaagaattccaaaggaaagacaagaaaacacaacaaagaaTATCGTTTACATGTAGCACATcaattcactctctctctgcaAGTGTGTGAGACAAAGCAAAGGCAAGCTGTgcgccttcacactagagtttacggtacatcaaaaacagcacagatcgcttgatggagagtgaaactctgaagcgctcagtcagagTGTTCGGcgagtaaaaatataaatgtgctaaacttatacttggCCTCCAACTCTTaatggcgagtaaaatctgagaatttattagctgttggtaatattagacatcatttagtcacccagaGTAAAAATTTAGTGgcatatgtgagtgatttactcTCAATGTTGCAGAGAGAGTATGAGAAAAACAGTGCGTGTATGTGTACATGGGAGTTCATACTTGCGCTGCACATCCAGTTGTTCCTGCAGGGCCTGAATCTCCAGGTTCTGGGTTGAGAATTTGGACTCCTGAATCTGGATCTTTTGATTAAGCCTTCGTGTCTCATCGTTCAACTCATTGATCATctacaacataaacaaacacttCAATTAAACAACTGGAATGCAAactgtattaacagaaaaatatataaaataaaaaataaacattttcaacaaaACTAGATTTGCGAATGCAGtaagttttatattttgtgtatgtaTACTACTGTTCAGAGGTTCAGGCTCAgcaacaattttttgttgttgaaagagattaatacttttatatttcttgagcaacaaattagtttattagaatgatttctgagggatcacaccacacttaagactggagtaatgactgctgaaaaaacTATCTTTGCCATGACatgaatatataacatttttaaataaattattattattaataataatacaaaatatacatgaacacacaaacacctgGTCTGCCTCGGCAATTTTGCTGTCTTTTTCATTTGCTTTCTTGTGGAGTTCCTCAAGGTTACGCTTTAAAACCTTGTTGTTTTCCATTTGTTCATTAAGAGCTTGATTtgctttctcttctctttcttccAGACGTTTGATCTTCAACAGTAACTCCCTGTTACGGTCAATTTCCCTCTGTAAATGTtatcagacagacacacacacacacaaacgcaggTCAAATTAGGTTTTCAACAGAAAAGACTGGACAGTCTAGCCTTGAACGCACCGAATCACATCCTAATGGAATTACACTCTGATTtagattgctgttttttttttttatattgaggaATATGTTTAGAAAATGGGAGTAAGAAAATCCTGCAGCAGAACATGGTTTTCAGGAATATGCTATCTATCACTCACCTGAAAGTCTCTGGAGCTGCTGTGCGCCTCTTTCTCCAGCTCTATACGTGCCCGTTTGTGACTAAGCTCCATCTGTTGTTTTTCTTGAGTGAGTTGCAACAGGCTAGTGTGAGAACGGACACGCTCTGCAGCCTCCTCTAACtatcacacaaacaaaaaatgtaaaagaaattcaGTAATCTGCTCTACACATACTGTATTATAGAAATAGTTCACACCCAGAAATAAAAATTTGCCTGAAaaattcactcaccctcaggctttttaagatgtagatgagtttcttcattgaaacagatttggaaaaatcacttgttcaccaatgaatcctctgcagtgaatggatgccgtcagaaagagagtccaaacatatgataaaatcataacaataatccagaagtaatacaaacgactccagtccatcaattaatgtcttgtgaagcgaaagatttgcatttgtaagaaacaaatccatcattaaaggcATTAACTTAAACCGTTCCTTATAGGTAAAATATGGctacataatccataataacggtTCCTAAAGTAAAAGAGACTAGTGTGCTCTCAAATCAAAATCCAGCAACATATTTGTACataaaactgtttttgcttgCAAATGGTGGTTGgtctgattcagatgagacaacttttGCACTCGAGAAAGGAAcattattttagccagaagcaaagatttgaatttaaaatagttttaattacttaaatttcATCTTaactttcacttcacaagacctTAATTGATGGACtctttggactcttattctgacggcacccattcactgcagaggatccattggtgtgcaagtgacaatgctaaatttctccaaatgtgttctgatgaagaaacaaacttatcttcatcttgggtggcctgagagcgagtacattttcagcaaatcttaattttggatgaactattcttttaagagaTATACTCCATTTCATAAGACGACTGAGTTGAAATTTCAATATAAATTAAGGATAAAATATGAAAGGAGTCCATGACTTGCCTCCACTCTTTTAGTATAGAGCTTCTGAAGGTCACTTCTACCATAGGCTGGCTCAGTCTCCAGCAAAGAACGATCTGGACATGATATCAAACTCTTGAAAGATTTTAGCGTTGAGAAGATTGTGGTGTCATCCTCCATATCGTCCATATTGACGATGTCTTGACAACCTCCTCTGCGGAGTTAGGAAAAACTTAATTGTATAAGTGTAAAAACCCATTCATAAACTTCTTCCATTACCTCAAGAAatctaccaaaaaataaataatacaaatacattgcAAGGATGCACTGTGTACCTCTTTAGGATgctattatcaaataaatactgaaaattaTATACACCTGAAAGTTTATGGTGACGAATAAGGTGTATTTGAATTATCAActttcttaaaatataatattaaaaaataatattctcaAATAATAcctctttatttaaaataacggAAATATAGCCTTCTCTAGTATGTTCGCATTGTTGAACAGAAAATAAGAATCTCAATAATCTTGTTAAAATTCAAGTAAAAAGCATCTATGCAATCATATCATAGGGGTCTTAAAGGAGTGTTTTAAAAGATGACACTGTCTTGTTTACTTAATACACACTTATAAAATAGTTTCCCTGATGGTATCAGATGACGATACTATAGTACTTTGCTACATTCCATGGAACCAAAGCTCTGTCATATTCATATATGATGGCATTTAAACGGTATAGCTAAATATAGTGTTACCTCAGAGAGAGTAACTTATTGTCGTATATGCATCGCACATGGTCCGACTCCAACACAAGGTATTAACTTTTCCGACTGAAGAACTCATTAAAATTTAATCATGATATAACATTAAGAGATCCGCTATTTGAAGTTGAATCACACAAGCTAAAAGTTCAGTGTCTTTAATTAGCAAACGTTCAGCTAACTTTACCTCACTAATATTCTGCAGTAAAAAATGTAACGTTATTCACAAACTAAAACGCACTAACATACGTGTCTTTCTTTcgaattaataaatatatgagATAGAAAGTACGGACCTCACGATTCACAGACCTGTCTCTTGCTCTACGTTGAACTTGCAGCAGTTCTGTTTTCGTTGGTTGAGATGCCGCTACTTCGTCTGTGTGAGGAAACTAGAGCTGGCTCGCTCAACATCACAACAGCGCCCCCTGTGTGGGCGGGCGGAATAcattcattgttgttgttttttcccggTTGCACGCGGATGTTGTTTACTATGACGACACAACACGGAAGATGTGACTTTGCGCTGTGCTAAATGAATGAACGGAAACTTATTATTCTTAAGGATTGAGTCTGAGTCTTTACAAAACTTCATACGGATCGTGAACTGATTTGCAAAGTTTGCCAATTTTACAATGGCCGGTTCAAGCTTGGACCCGACAACACTGTGCCTGTTTGATGTGGACGGGACTTTAACAGCAGCTCGCCAGGTGAGTGAAATATAAAGCATACAGAAGGCGTTAGTTAGTTGTGTTAATTTACAGTATGAGATGTGAACCCTTGCGTTAATGATAAGtgatttataataatttactGTGAATTAACAactgcatttaaaatatgtattgtgaGTGCAGGTCTGTGGTGAATAATCTTCTTTCTTAGCACATCCTTAATGACATGGCTGTCTATTAAAGATAACTTTCATTCTCCATGAACTATTTTTAGTCTGCTTGTGAGGTGAagatagattttatatataaacattgggATTTAGATATAGTTATGAACTGACCTTTCAATCACATGCTGGGAAATAACACGGTTTACATTGTCCAAAACAATATTCAAAGACCGCAtgacttttctgttttttttttcttcttcttgattTACTGGATAAGAATGATAACttctattttaaatgcttttacagACGATTTCTGCCTGATAAAATATTGCTTGGTATACCTAAAACctgtatattcattataaaatgtGAATCGttcacacttttaaaataaagactACCTCACATATGCAGTTTTTccaattatttgtaattataaaatatatatatatatatatatatatatatatatatatatacattttaaaatatagatatgTTGTGCAATTGTTTTGGTTTATTTCCTATgtccaaaaatattaaagaaaaaatattataacacttatatataaaatattataacactTATAGCCCTATAGAAAGGGATGTTGTTACACTTTTAAGTTGACacaatatctatttattttactgtttactatttattttattttactgatttgagaaaaaaaaaaggttttaatattGCTTTATAACTTACACttctttaatatttttggttATAGGAAATACTATGTAAAGTAAACCAAAACAATTGCGCAACATACAGAGTGTTTAATGGATGCTCAGCTAAATTtgactagtaaaataattatgaagCACAAAGCAATTCATGAAACAGCATATATTGGAAAAGGTCATATGCAAAAAGAActgacattttataattttgagcCTGTGATAAAGTAATTACCCCCATGTATGTTTTTGTCTTTAGAAAGCAACTCCAGACATGCATCAGTTCTTGACTGAACTGAGACGGCGAGTGAGAGTCGGGGTGGTCGGAGGATCAGACTTGGACAAAATTAAAGAGCAGTTGGGTGATGATGGTATGTACATTCTAAGTATagatttaaatacatataaaaatatatgcacaAAACATTCAGTATATTTATAGTGTTCATGAGTACTTACAATAATTCCTATCCTTTACAGTGATGGATAGAGTGGATTATGTATTTGCTGAGAACGGTTTGGTAGCATACAGATTTGGGCAACTGCACTCTGTACAggtaattttaattttgataaatatgcTCAAAAACCTGTCCCGCAAATTATGTAAGTTGCTTTTCTATttggatttctttctttttctaatttCCTTTATGAAATCAGAATATTCAGGCATACATGGGAGAGGAGGTTTTACAGGATTTCATCAATTTCTGCCTCAATTACCTTTCAAAGATAAAACTGCCCAAAAAAAGGTGAAGTTATCACAACTTGACGTCTTTTGTTGCAtggggaaaatatttttttactgcattgctttaaattttgtaaatattgattgttaatattacattttattttaaatatctttaaatattttttacaccaGCAAAGaattcaaaaagttaaaaagtttatgtatttttaaggaaattaatacatttatttagcaattagcacattaaattgatcaaaggttaCAGTAAAGTTATATAATTTCACAAAAAGATTTCTCTTTACAAATAGatgtgttcttttgaactatctGCTCATCAgctatgttaatttttttttttttataaatattatggtttccacaaaaatatcaagcagcacaacagttttcaaaattgataataataagaaatgtttcttgagcattaaatcaacatattagaacagggttgccaggtctgcgtAACAAAACCCAATCATGGCTAAAACCAGATCAATCACGTTCCAGGGGAATTAGGCTAACACAATgatataatttcaaatatatacactttttttatatacacatcTTGTTTTGCAACCATAATACTTAAGCTGTTTTTACTTCATCCCAGAGGCACATTTATTGAATTCCGTAATGGAATGCTGAATGTCTCTCCAATTGGTCGAAGCTGCAGCCAAGAGGAAAGAATCGAATTTTTTGAACTTGAtaaggtatttttttatgtattcatcaACACATGCTATTGTCTTTTCAAAGGATGTcgacttttttaatgttattattatgcaGAAGGAGAAAATCAGAGAAAAGTTTGTCTCCGTTTTAAAAGATGAGTTTGCTGGGAAAGGACTTGCTTTCTCCATTGGTTCGTAACttttatgtacagtaaatgtgGTTGTCTAgtcaataatatatacataatgtatTCATATGTACGTGTTTTCTACAGGTGGGCAGATCAGCTTTGATGTGTTTCCAGAAGGCTGGGATAAGCGCTACTGTCTGGGAATTGTAGAGAAAGACTCATACCAGTGCATCCATTTCTTTGGAGACAAAACTATGCCTGTGAGCAAGAAAACTGTGATGCTATCTTGGCTAACAGTTGTATTCATGCATGTATGCACACATGCTATTGCATAAAATTCCCAGATTTGCTTAAATTTGTTTTTCCAAACAGGGTGGAAATGATTATGAAATCTTTGTGGACCCCAGAACAATCGGTCACGAGGTCAAGTCCCCTGAGGACACacagaggatctgcaaggagctCTTCTTCAATGCCGTCCAGAATAAAGCACAGTAGAAGACTACAACGTCCATGAACTGTGAAATTATGAATAAGAGTCTCACTTGACATGTCTAAGCCAgtagtgtttttatatatttcagtgaCTGTACCTCATGACAGGTACTGGATAAACTTGTACATACAGTGCATCCATACATGTTCATTTTATATGTATTCCAGTTATTTACAGGTTTAAAGAACTGACTTGTTCAGTGATCATGTCTGAAGTCATGTCAGTACTGGATAATATGcactttaaactttaatttttttaatatttaacactttGGTCCAAATGAAAAGACAGGATGGGTTTCATAAAATGTCACTGAACATGTGTTAAAGATTCATGTTTTTAATCAGGCGCAAAAGTGATTATTAAAGATTGGTGTGGGCTAAACTAACTTCTTAACTAAAATTAACAGTGAAGGTGCAACAATTTAGGTCTCATTTTCATAAGaggaatttaaaaagaaaaggacAAAGGGCTTTATTAACTAGAATAGAATTGATCCATTTTTGCTAAAATTAAACTGACCTAATAATTAATTCCCTGAGAACAAAACCAATAGTTCTTGGTTGAAAGTGTTGTTAATCTGCTTGCTTAAGTAAAATAAGTGAATGCTAACACTATAATAAACAGGTAAAATATTCTGATTGAATATGATATTGGTGCGCTGTGCCAGTTTAGGACATGATGTATATTTCACATCTATAAGgtgtaaaacataataaaatgctacttatttttatttagaaaaaaaaaaaatctcaattttcATAGCCTACTCACATagattaaagaataaaataatttaataaaactgatattttccTGCTCGTTTGTTACTAATTGCTTTTTCaaaccaaaaatttatattttaagtataaaaaCCGATTTGGCAATTAACGGCCCATTAATAACCACAAATGTCacttttccaaaaatatatttcatggtttgtacaatattattgtttaaaagatATAACTGCATCAATCTGTACAAGCGTTTTTTAAAGTCCTTATCAAACCTAAAATAATACATTGCATGTCCCAATGTATGATACACAAGACCATATAACCTGACCAAGCCAAACATGTGACTACAAGTTCAAACCAAAAGTTTTGAAGATTCTCTAAtgtgaaatataacaaaaactgTATGTTGTCATCCCAAGAGGAAGCAGAGTAGTCCAAAAGTCCTGTTTTTCTGGTCAATGAATGGGCCGGTATGGAAAGCCAATGGCAGCAGGATGGAAGGCgtgtggagagagagaagggTGTGCGGTGTGGGCCGTTAGCGGGCGATGTGGGGACAGCGCTGGGTGTGTGGGGTGCGGTGACAGTACGGGATGTGGGCTGTGGGGGGAGGGGAGGACGGACTGGTGTGGACTGAGAGGAGAAAGCACAGAGGGTCGACCTGGATGGATGTGTGGGTACATGTTGGGCTGGAAGGGTGCGCTGTGAGGTGCAGGCTGCACTACTGGACCAGACATCACAAGCTGTAACAGACTGcaacacaaagcaaaaaaaattcaGGTTTCTGAATGGTTGATGTAGATGTTGATATCTAGAGAGAATGTGTCTGGTATATATCATGATTTACAGATATATATCATCTACTGTATCACATGTAATAAAACTTAATATAATTAGACAAGCATAAAATACTTCATTCATCATTATTCAGCAATGTATAAGGGCTTCAAATCATTGgatatcattttattatattcaaatcTGCATGATCAGGTTTCTACTTCCATGTGATCAAGGACTTACTTGTTGTGGGGAAGTCTGGAGCACAAAGTCCGTAGGTCCTCTGGGGAATAAAAGGACatgacaggaaatgacatcactgaaatgCTGCTCTTATCAAATCAAAAACTCAAATGATACACGGAGAAACTTTTTTTGAGCAGTGTTACTTAGGCACTTACCCGTTGAGAATGGGTAACAAATTTCTATCTGTATCGGTCATGGCACCTTCTTGTCTATTGACAGCAACATTGCCCAAAGAGTTGCCCAGAGTATCAACAGGCTATTATGAAGTAAACATCTCTTACCTCTGGCAAATAGAAGTGCTCCTGTTGCCATGGCGACCTGAAGAGCTTGGGCCAGCCTATCCAGTGCCAGCTGGATATGATTGACAGCAGGAAGGGGCGTGAGCTTCTCACACAGACGGCTGACTTCCTCTATCAGCACCACAACAGACTCCGCAGGAAGCACAGCTAGCCGACCAATCAAACTCTTTTCTGTCAGGTGGACCTGAAgaagttaaaatgaaaacacattatatattctAATACTGAAAGGACTCCTTAAAgccttttaaagtaaaaaaaataaaataaaatacaacaccTGCAGCATGAGAAAGACTTGAAGAACACTCAGGTGCAGTTTAGAGTACAGCTCTTCATACGCTGTCCCTTTTTCACTTTCTCCATGGCCATTGGTCAAAGCCAACTTAAGGCCTCTCTGATAGGCTAACGGAGCTTTCACACACCACCGGAGCAGACCTAAAAGAGACGTGATCTCAAGGCAACCTAACGGCAAACTGGAATTGAGGGGTGTGTTGATAAAGGTGAGGAGCAGCAGTCTGGGATCTTCTGTGATCCAACCAACCAGCATCTCCAAGAGTGCAGGGGGCGGAGTTAACTCATCTACAAGTGacaatatcaaatatattttaacttacaATACTTTTTCACTTTACACATTAtatgtcaatattttatatttctaaggatgttatattaaaacaatttaagattataataacattttatacattcaaaatttcataatattcactatataattaataaagtagactaataatgttttagttttttttaagtttttaagaaAACTGGTACCCGAGGAGAAGTCATAGAGAGCCGTTAGTGCCGTGATGAGCTGACAGCAGAAGCGAGGACTGGCTGAACAGATGTTCTGCAGGGTAGAGATGGCACACGGCACCAGTGTGGAGTAATCATCCATCAGCACCTGAGCCAAACGCACACACCACGCAGAGTGTGTGCGCTACACAAAAAACATCGGAAATGTTTCAAAAGCTGTCAGatcatttgtttttttcatttaaaactaacaatttgcataaaaaagaatatattaaaaacagtatAACAAATACTACCatgacataaaaatacaatatactatttaaagcttttattttaaggCATTAAGAATCACTTGCATTTCTGTAATGAAAATGTATGGGGGTTGACATGTTCTTGAACAGTGTTGTTATTCGTAATTAAAACTGCAACTATTAAAAAACGTTAAAACTACAACAATTAAACTgaaagaaagatgaaaaatatAAGATGAAAACTTAACTTACAAATTAGAAATATTGCCTtggttaaaaggaaaaaaaaaaaaagtttaagtggAAGTGCTAAAATCACTACAACAAACTGAAGCCAAAGTAAATAAAAGCttaacagaaatattttaaagagcacaaaattactaaaacgtaactaaaataaaatctgaacattttaaaataaagctattATTAATAAAGCTATaatagtacaaaataataaacctttaataacatttattgtttagttttttttttgtaaaactcaCAATAAGCATTCTGAACCAGTTATCTATTAAACTGAGTTACCATGCTTCAGAGAAACCATGAATTAACCTCAAAACATTGAACTCAaggcacacacgcacacacacacacatcacacacctg from Carassius auratus strain Wakin chromosome 1, ASM336829v1, whole genome shotgun sequence includes these protein-coding regions:
- the LOC113109886 gene encoding phosphomannomutase 2-like; translated protein: MAGSSLDPTTLCLFDVDGTLTAARQKATPDMHQFLTELRRRVRVGVVGGSDLDKIKEQLGDDVMDRVDYVFAENGLVAYRFGQLHSVQNIQAYMGEEVLQDFINFCLNYLSKIKLPKKRGTFIEFRNGMLNVSPIGRSCSQEERIEFFELDKKEKIREKFVSVLKDEFAGKGLAFSIGGQISFDVFPEGWDKRYCLGIVEKDSYQCIHFFGDKTMPGGNDYEIFVDPRTIGHEVKSPEDTQRICKELFFNAVQNKAQ
- the LOC113109700 gene encoding uncharacterized protein C7orf26 homolog → MSDIRHAMLRRDPLSAAKEVLYHLDISLGSALQSSTGPTPGLEKSTVELVEEFIFHVPKDRNIQPKRMSCIQELQLLEIMCSYFQEQSKDAVRQIIFSALFSLQGNKADESRMAMLGKLVSMAIAVCRVPILECAATWLQRTHSAWCVRLAQVLMDDYSTLVPCAISTLQNICSASPRFCCQLITALTALYDFSSDELTPPPALLEMLVGWITEDPRLLLLTFINTPLNSSLPLGCLEITSLLGLLRWCVKAPLAYQRGLKLALTNGHGESEKGTAYEELYSKLHLSVLQVFLMLQVHLTEKSLIGRLAVLPAESVVVLIEEVSRLCEKLTPLPAVNHIQLALDRLAQALQVAMATGALLFAREDLRTLCSRLPHNNLLQLVMSGPVVQPAPHSAPFQPNMYPHIHPGRPSVLSPLSPHQSVLPSPHSPHPVLSPHPTHPALSPHRPLTAHTAHPSLSPHAFHPAAIGFPYRPIH
- the LOC113109588 gene encoding mitotic spindle assembly checkpoint protein MAD1-like, whose protein sequence is MDDMEDDTTIFSTLKSFKSLISCPDRSLLETEPAYGRSDLQKLYTKRVELEEAAERVRSHTSLLQLTQEKQQMELSHKRARIELEKEAHSSSRDFQREIDRNRELLLKIKRLEEREEKANQALNEQMENNKVLKRNLEELHKKANEKDSKIAEADQMINELNDETRRLNQKIQIQESKFSTQNLEIQALQEQLDVQRKKYQDVSQRYQNLQSSHSISTESELKMKELERRLALQEQDSVIVKNMKSEMARLPELEREIKRLREENTFLRETKENNSLLKEETEGLRRKLERVERVMEEKLKAELEKEKLEQELQAWENIGQAAGLNIRKPEDLSREVIQIQQRELNLKQQNYTLNSSIRSVEKARAELLSEIAQLRAKAQEEQKKRENQDSLVRRLQKRVLLLTKERDGMRAILESYDSELATSEYSPQLMLRVKEAEDMLQKVQAHNNEMETQLSKAQEEAGTFKLQVQMVTAELEALKEQQLSNAEKNIFATAEEVSSLRQKIEELEAERQQLEEQNNILEMRLERHNLQVTLSFCARFLVPKTHLQ